In one Terriglobia bacterium genomic region, the following are encoded:
- a CDS encoding cytochrome c, which produces MMRHIFTVFAALALAGFAGSRIPQEKPQEAPAADSKIPPEYASKTNPVKPTPAGLEEARRVFGYDCEMCHGKDGSGKGDLAGEMKLDMHDWRNPATLEKYSDGDLFYIITKGKGKMVPEGDRVKEEVRWQMVNFVRSLAKKGGAEAAKPKEETPQPSAEAAKPPAALR; this is translated from the coding sequence ATGATGCGTCACATCTTCACCGTTTTCGCGGCCCTGGCACTGGCGGGGTTTGCGGGCTCGCGCATTCCACAGGAAAAACCGCAGGAGGCACCCGCAGCGGATTCGAAGATTCCTCCGGAGTATGCCAGCAAGACCAATCCTGTGAAGCCGACTCCCGCCGGCCTGGAAGAGGCGCGCCGCGTTTTCGGTTACGACTGCGAGATGTGTCATGGCAAGGACGGCAGCGGCAAAGGCGACCTTGCTGGGGAGATGAAGCTGGACATGCACGACTGGCGCAATCCCGCCACCCTCGAGAAGTATTCCGACGGCGATCTCTTCTACATCATCACCAAGGGCAAGGGCAAAATGGTGCCCGAGGGCGATCGCGTCAAGGAAGAGGTGCGCTGGCAGATGGTCAACTTCGTTCGCTCGCTCGCCAAGAAGGGCGGAGCGGAAGCCGCCAAACCGAAGGAGGAAACACCCCAGCCGTCTGCGGAAGCCGCCAAGCCGCCCGCCGCCCTGCGCTAG
- a CDS encoding sulfurtransferase — translation MAHAPQFLKLVNDAKTRIKETNVADVKRRMDAGEKFHLVDVREESEWTQGYLPGAVYLGRGVIERDIELKIPDTSAKLILYCGGGFRSALVADNLQKMGYHNIESMDGGWKGWIAAGLPTAKG, via the coding sequence ATGGCCCATGCGCCGCAATTTCTGAAGCTCGTCAATGATGCCAAGACGCGCATCAAGGAAACCAACGTCGCCGACGTCAAGCGCCGCATGGACGCTGGCGAAAAGTTCCACCTCGTGGATGTCCGCGAGGAGAGCGAATGGACCCAGGGGTATCTCCCCGGCGCCGTGTACCTGGGCCGGGGAGTCATCGAGCGCGACATCGAGCTGAAGATCCCCGACACCAGCGCCAAGCTAATCCTCTATTGCGGCGGCGGTTTCCGCTCCGCCCTGGTCGCCGACAATCTCCAGAAAATGGGTTACCACAACATCGAATCCATGGACGGCGGGTGGAAAGGCTGGATCGCCGCCGGTCTGCCCACGGCAAAAGGCTGA
- the pheT gene encoding phenylalanine--tRNA ligase subunit beta, with protein MKVVYNWLKEFVDLTAPAEDAASRLALSGTNIGGIEQGAQGAVIEAELTTNRPDCLGHYGLARELSAIYRLPLKPVAPKPAESAAKAVGAVRVEIQSPELCGRFTARVIRGVKIQPSPAWLRERLEAAGVASINNVVDATNYVMLELGHALHAFDYDLVRDHRIVVRQAKPGEKMKTLDGLERQLTPGICMVCDGDGTRAVGIGGIMGGTETEISFSTKNVLLECAWFEPVAIRRATRFLRLYTEASTRFGRGADPELAELASRRCAELILQLAGGELLAGVVDAYPGKRAPKKIALHRSEFLRIMGVDVPDKEIEAILAALGFAPVRVDAQRGAAGSLLAAWECAQPSWRAEVEREIDLIEEVARIYGLDKFPPRFPVARKAAARLPHAAAEERLRERLMGLGYREIVTIPHVAEERNELFRPAEATPARLANPLSEEAGVLRSTAAVTMAAALEWNLNHGQRSARLFEIGRHYRLQGQQSVETRVLALGATGEAREKGIYDAARAFSFADLKGDLDAAGAFAGGFRWQPEGGAWLHPARCGRVFLGAQELGVAGQLARRVAERLKLRQDVFLAELLLDPLYVAMRAAGDARRFVPLPRFPAVERDFSLLLADGTSFAAVARVIQSLGIAEASSIEAADLFRGKNVPAGKYSLLVRVLFQSPTSTLTEAQITDFSGKIVATLEKQLGAQLRAG; from the coding sequence ATGAAGGTCGTATACAACTGGCTGAAGGAGTTCGTGGACCTGACGGCGCCGGCCGAGGACGCCGCCTCGCGCCTGGCGCTTTCCGGCACGAACATCGGCGGCATCGAGCAGGGCGCGCAGGGCGCGGTCATCGAAGCCGAGCTCACCACCAACCGCCCTGATTGCCTCGGGCACTACGGTCTGGCCCGCGAACTCAGCGCCATCTACAGGCTGCCGCTGAAGCCGGTCGCCCCCAAGCCCGCGGAAAGCGCAGCGAAAGCCGTCGGCGCGGTGCGCGTCGAGATTCAGTCGCCGGAGCTCTGCGGCCGCTTCACCGCGCGCGTCATTCGCGGCGTGAAGATCCAGCCCTCGCCGGCCTGGCTGCGCGAGCGCCTGGAAGCCGCGGGCGTGGCCTCCATCAACAACGTCGTGGACGCCACCAACTACGTCATGCTCGAGCTGGGCCACGCGCTGCACGCCTTCGACTACGACCTCGTCCGCGATCACCGCATCGTCGTGCGCCAGGCCAAACCCGGCGAAAAGATGAAGACGCTCGACGGCCTCGAGCGCCAATTGACTCCCGGCATCTGCATGGTCTGCGACGGCGACGGCACGCGCGCCGTGGGCATCGGCGGGATCATGGGCGGTACCGAGACGGAAATCTCCTTCTCCACGAAAAACGTCCTCCTCGAATGCGCCTGGTTCGAGCCCGTCGCCATCCGCCGCGCCACGCGCTTTCTCCGCCTGTACACCGAGGCCTCGACGCGCTTCGGCCGCGGCGCCGATCCCGAACTGGCCGAGCTGGCTTCGCGCCGCTGCGCCGAGCTGATCCTGCAGCTGGCCGGCGGCGAACTGCTCGCCGGCGTGGTGGACGCCTATCCCGGCAAGCGCGCGCCGAAGAAGATCGCCCTGCACCGCAGCGAATTCCTGCGCATCATGGGCGTCGACGTTCCGGACAAGGAGATCGAGGCGATCCTCGCCGCGCTGGGTTTCGCGCCCGTGCGCGTGGATGCCCAGCGCGGAGCCGCGGGCTCCTTGCTCGCCGCGTGGGAGTGCGCGCAGCCCTCCTGGCGCGCCGAAGTGGAGCGCGAGATCGACCTGATCGAGGAAGTCGCGCGCATCTACGGCCTGGACAAGTTTCCTCCGCGCTTTCCCGTGGCCCGCAAGGCCGCGGCGCGCCTGCCGCACGCCGCTGCCGAAGAGCGCCTGCGCGAGCGCCTGATGGGCCTCGGCTACCGCGAGATCGTGACCATTCCGCACGTCGCCGAAGAGCGCAACGAGCTCTTCCGTCCCGCCGAGGCTACACCCGCGCGGCTTGCCAATCCGCTCTCCGAAGAGGCGGGCGTGTTGCGCTCCACCGCGGCGGTGACCATGGCCGCGGCGTTGGAGTGGAATCTCAACCACGGCCAGCGCAGCGCGCGCCTGTTCGAAATCGGCCGCCACTATCGCTTGCAAGGACAGCAGTCGGTCGAGACCCGCGTCCTAGCCCTCGGCGCGACCGGCGAAGCCCGCGAAAAAGGCATCTACGACGCGGCGCGGGCCTTTTCCTTCGCGGATTTGAAGGGCGACCTGGATGCCGCCGGGGCCTTCGCCGGCGGATTCCGCTGGCAACCTGAGGGTGGCGCATGGTTGCATCCGGCGCGCTGTGGCCGCGTGTTTCTCGGGGCCCAGGAGCTGGGCGTCGCCGGCCAGCTGGCGCGCCGCGTGGCCGAACGCCTGAAGCTGCGCCAGGACGTCTTCCTCGCCGAGCTGCTCCTCGATCCGCTCTATGTAGCGATGCGCGCGGCTGGCGACGCCCGGCGCTTTGTGCCCCTGCCGCGCTTTCCCGCTGTCGAGCGCGATTTCTCGCTCCTCCTCGCCGACGGCACATCCTTTGCCGCCGTGGCCCGCGTCATCCAGTCGCTGGGCATCGCGGAAGCCAGCTCGATCGAAGCGGCGGACCTCTTCCGCGGCAAGAACGTGCCCGCCGGAAAATATTCGCTGCTCGTGCGCGTGCTCTTCCAGAGCCCTACGAGCACGCTCACCGAAGCGCAGATCACCGATTTCTCCGGAAAGATCGTCGCCACGCTGGAGAAACAGCTCGGGGCGCAGCTCCGCGCCGGCTGA
- the pheS gene encoding phenylalanine--tRNA ligase subunit alpha, whose amino-acid sequence MSSVESKTAKTLAALDAAQPQPVVALFAEVRARFDAEAAAAHDEVSWKLFRDAWLGRKSGVLTQITDNWLKPASPELKRAVGAALNELRAHVEAQIEARRVALEGAADETTLARERVDLSLPGVVRPVGSRHIIRQVFEEIERIFLQIGFSVAEGPEIESPYYNFEALNIPEFHPVRDDMDTFYLELPKGAPGQLLLRTHTSPVQIRTMEKQTPPVRVIVPGKVYRRDNPDATHSFMFHQVEGLAVDTDITFCDFTGTIEYFVHEFFGPGVKTRFRPSYFPFTEPSVEFDASCIFCAGRGTAAGGGACSKCKGAGWIELFGAGMVDPAVYGFVNYDAAKVSGFAFGIGIDRLAMLKYGIDDIQVFFQNDVRFLRQFP is encoded by the coding sequence ATGAGCTCTGTCGAAAGCAAGACCGCGAAGACCCTGGCCGCACTGGACGCCGCGCAGCCGCAACCCGTGGTGGCGCTCTTCGCCGAGGTGCGCGCGCGCTTCGACGCCGAGGCCGCCGCCGCGCACGACGAGGTCTCCTGGAAACTTTTCCGCGACGCCTGGCTCGGGCGCAAATCCGGCGTCCTCACGCAGATCACCGACAACTGGCTGAAGCCCGCCTCGCCGGAGCTGAAGCGCGCCGTCGGCGCCGCGCTCAACGAGCTGCGCGCGCACGTCGAGGCGCAGATCGAGGCCCGCCGCGTGGCGCTGGAAGGCGCCGCCGACGAAACCACCCTGGCCCGCGAGCGCGTGGACCTCTCGCTCCCCGGCGTGGTCCGTCCCGTCGGCTCGCGCCACATCATCCGCCAGGTCTTCGAGGAGATCGAGCGCATCTTCCTGCAGATCGGCTTCTCCGTCGCCGAGGGGCCGGAGATTGAATCGCCCTACTACAATTTCGAAGCGCTCAACATCCCCGAGTTCCATCCCGTGCGCGACGATATGGATACCTTCTACCTGGAGCTGCCGAAAGGCGCTCCCGGGCAGCTCCTCCTGCGCACGCACACTTCCCCCGTGCAGATCCGCACCATGGAGAAGCAGACTCCGCCCGTGCGCGTGATCGTCCCCGGCAAGGTCTATCGCCGCGACAATCCCGACGCCACGCACTCCTTCATGTTCCACCAGGTCGAAGGCCTGGCCGTGGATACGGACATCACCTTCTGCGATTTCACCGGCACGATCGAATATTTCGTGCACGAATTTTTCGGACCCGGCGTGAAGACCCGCTTCCGCCCCAGCTATTTTCCGTTCACCGAACCGTCGGTCGAATTCGACGCCTCGTGTATTTTCTGCGCCGGGCGCGGCACGGCCGCGGGCGGCGGCGCCTGCTCGAAGTGCAAGGGCGCGGGCTGGATCGAGCTTTTCGGCGCGGGCATGGTGGACCCCGCGGTCTATGGCTTCGTCAACTACGACGCGGCCAAAGTCAGCGGCTTCGCCTTCGGCATCGGCATTGACCGCCTGGCCATGCTGAAGTACGGCATCGACGACATTCAGGTGTTTTTCCAGAACGATGTGCGCTTCCTGCGCCAGTTTCCGTGA
- a CDS encoding glycine C-acetyltransferase has product MPDTGTQKQNPLQYITDQLNELRARGVAPKLRVLEGEQKTLCTFDGREVINLASNNYLGLTTHKALRKAALEAVRKYGAGAGAVRTIAGTMKLHMDLEEQIARFKNVEACVVFQSGFTANAGTVSAVLGKEDLIVSDELNHASIIDGARLSKATIKVFQHKDVKDCERILQETAAWPGHKLIITDGVFSMDGDIAPLPQLCDLAEKYNCIMMVDDAHASGVLGRGGRGSIDHFNCHGRVHIQVGTLSKAVGAMGGYVCGSRDLIDFLYLRARPFLFSTSHPPATAAACQAAFTLLDSPEGERLVKKLWANTKFFKRELKRRGFKFAASETPIIPIHVGDAAKAFEFSRQLFEAGVFAPAVGFPTVAEGKARLRAIVSAAHKREHLLRAADILAEVAKPLGII; this is encoded by the coding sequence ATGCCGGACACCGGAACACAGAAGCAAAATCCCCTGCAGTACATCACCGACCAGTTGAATGAGCTGCGCGCCCGGGGCGTCGCGCCGAAGCTGCGCGTCCTCGAAGGCGAGCAGAAGACCCTGTGCACCTTCGACGGCAGGGAAGTGATCAACCTGGCCTCGAACAACTATCTCGGCCTGACCACGCACAAGGCCCTGCGCAAGGCCGCGCTCGAAGCCGTCCGCAAATACGGCGCGGGCGCCGGCGCCGTGCGCACCATCGCCGGCACCATGAAGCTGCACATGGACCTCGAAGAGCAGATCGCGCGCTTCAAGAATGTCGAAGCCTGCGTCGTCTTCCAGTCCGGCTTCACCGCCAACGCCGGCACCGTCTCCGCCGTCCTCGGCAAGGAAGATCTGATCGTCTCCGACGAGCTGAACCATGCTTCGATCATCGACGGCGCCCGCCTCTCGAAAGCCACCATCAAGGTCTTCCAGCACAAGGACGTCAAGGACTGCGAGCGCATCCTCCAGGAAACCGCCGCCTGGCCCGGCCACAAGCTCATCATTACCGACGGCGTCTTCTCCATGGACGGCGACATCGCGCCGCTGCCGCAGCTCTGCGACCTCGCCGAAAAGTACAACTGCATCATGATGGTAGACGACGCGCACGCCTCCGGCGTGCTCGGCCGCGGCGGCCGCGGCAGCATCGACCATTTCAATTGCCACGGCCGCGTGCACATCCAGGTGGGCACGCTCAGCAAGGCCGTCGGCGCCATGGGCGGCTACGTCTGCGGCTCGCGCGACCTCATCGACTTCCTCTATCTCCGCGCGCGCCCCTTTCTCTTCTCCACTTCGCATCCGCCGGCCACCGCCGCCGCGTGCCAGGCCGCCTTCACCCTGCTCGATTCGCCCGAAGGCGAGAGGCTGGTGAAGAAGCTGTGGGCCAACACGAAATTCTTCAAGCGCGAGCTGAAGCGCCGCGGCTTTAAATTCGCGGCCAGCGAGACACCCATCATCCCCATCCATGTCGGCGACGCCGCCAAGGCCTTCGAATTTTCCCGCCAGCTCTTCGAAGCCGGCGTCTTCGCTCCGGCCGTGGGCTTTCCCACGGTCGCCGAAGGCAAGGCCCGCCTGCGCGCGATCGTCAGTGCCGCGCACAAACGCGAACATCTTCTCCGCGCCGCCGACATCCTCGCCGAAGTCGCCAAGCCCCTCGGCATCATTTAG
- the rplT gene encoding 50S ribosomal protein L20 — translation MARVKRGTKRRARRKKYLKRTKGFFLTKSKLYQSAQEAANRADRYAFRDRRAKKRQYRRLWIQRIGAAARLNGLTYGQLIHGLKVAAVDLDRKVLADLAVLDAAAFAQLAAKAKAAAPPVKKNAKKA, via the coding sequence ATGGCTCGCGTAAAACGCGGCACCAAGCGCCGTGCGCGCCGCAAGAAGTACCTCAAGCGCACAAAAGGCTTCTTCCTCACCAAGAGCAAGCTCTACCAGTCGGCGCAGGAAGCGGCCAACCGCGCGGATCGTTATGCTTTCCGCGACCGCCGCGCCAAGAAGCGCCAGTACCGCCGCCTGTGGATCCAGCGCATCGGAGCCGCCGCACGCCTGAACGGCCTGACCTACGGGCAGCTGATTCACGGCTTGAAGGTGGCGGCCGTCGATCTCGACCGCAAGGTCCTGGCCGATCTCGCGGTGCTCGACGCTGCGGCGTTCGCGCAGCTCGCGGCCAAGGCCAAGGCCGCCGCGCCCCCGGTCAAGAAGAACGCGAAGAAAGCGTAG
- the infC gene encoding translation initiation factor IF-3: MADRVRVNERIRAREVRVIDEEGAQLGVMQPFEAVRMARERGLDLVEISPSADPPVCKITDYGKYLYQLSKKAHEQRKSSRGSQLKEVKFRPATAEHDYQVRKNQIIRFLGEGHKVRAMIFHRGREMAHQEVGRAKMQRLLGEIGEHALIETPPRMEGNVLVALLAPKKGATKAAAAES; the protein is encoded by the coding sequence ATGGCCGATCGGGTCCGCGTAAACGAGCGGATTCGGGCGCGAGAGGTTCGGGTGATTGATGAAGAGGGCGCGCAGCTCGGCGTGATGCAGCCGTTTGAAGCCGTGCGCATGGCGCGCGAACGGGGGCTCGACCTGGTGGAAATTTCACCGTCCGCCGATCCGCCGGTATGCAAGATCACCGATTACGGCAAGTACCTCTACCAGCTGAGCAAGAAGGCGCACGAGCAGCGGAAAAGCAGCCGCGGCTCCCAGCTGAAGGAAGTGAAGTTTCGGCCGGCTACCGCGGAACATGACTATCAGGTTCGCAAGAACCAGATCATCCGGTTCCTCGGGGAAGGCCACAAAGTGCGCGCGATGATCTTCCATCGCGGGCGCGAAATGGCGCACCAGGAAGTAGGCCGCGCGAAGATGCAGCGGCTGCTCGGCGAAATCGGCGAGCACGCACTGATCGAAACGCCGCCGCGCATGGAAGGCAACGTCCTGGTGGCGTTGCTGGCGCCGAAAAAGGGCGCCACCAAAGCCGCGGCCGCAGAGAGCTGA
- the polA gene encoding DNA polymerase I, with protein MPATPKKLFLVDAMAHIYRAFFAPMDRLRTASGMPTKVPFLFGNIVRRLLKDYQPDYIGIVFDTKAPTFRDKLFEKYKAKRPPMPDDLAVQLPYVRRLCEALRLPILEFDGYEADDVIGVLARQAAKKHLEVLLITNDKDMLQLVGNSIRVLRTGPGGAKGDVVVDQAGVEEILGVPPEKVIEVMALMGDTIDNIPGAKGIGEKGATELIRKYGSVESALEHAGEVSNKRYREALQQQREQVLLSKQLATISTDVPLELDLHLLERREPDLAALRELYRELGFTSLLKELGAAATAAPAAGEAPADYAQLASAAGFRAYLAQLSAARPLAVWLNLETGGRESEGFGTRIVSIEVSPGVGEGRAVWLDEKGEALAALAPFLADAQRPKIVHDPKLFQLLAGPVAGIRHATQLYSYLLRPTTANHNFADVVLRHLNAMLTNAPGERAELLHRLAPVLRAQVEEQQLAAVYETIDLPLAPVLAAMERAGVRVDPAALDAMSQAMEKEVRRLEKEIWALAGAEFNVNSPAQLAEILFDKLKLQPPARRGKAKARSTAADILEELRAQHELPGKIIEYREISKLKSTYVDALPKLIHPETGRLHTSFSQTGTATGRLSSSDPNLQNIPVRSELGRQIRAAFAAEKGKLLLSADYSQIELRIMAHFSDDPVLIEAFRNGEDIHSRTAQEVFGVGPLAQTAEHRRAAKAINFGIIYGLSAFGLAQQLGIEQKEAAQFIHAYFQRYRGVKQYLDRILEETRKTTLVRTLFGRIRPIPEIASPQMQLRNFAERTALNSPLQGTAADLIKLAMIAIHRRLAAEKLEARMILQVHDELLFEAPHGELDRLRALVRAEMQNVYALKVPLLVDVKSGPNWRDMQ; from the coding sequence ATGCCCGCTACGCCCAAAAAACTCTTCCTCGTGGACGCCATGGCGCACATCTACCGCGCCTTCTTCGCCCCCATGGACCGCCTGCGCACCGCTTCCGGCATGCCCACCAAAGTGCCCTTTCTTTTCGGCAACATCGTGCGCCGCTTGCTCAAGGACTATCAGCCGGACTACATCGGCATCGTCTTCGACACCAAGGCTCCGACCTTTCGCGACAAGCTGTTCGAAAAATACAAAGCCAAGCGCCCGCCCATGCCCGACGATCTCGCCGTGCAGCTCCCCTACGTGCGCCGCCTGTGCGAAGCCCTGCGCCTGCCCATCCTGGAATTCGACGGTTACGAGGCCGACGACGTGATCGGCGTGCTGGCCCGGCAAGCCGCGAAGAAACACCTCGAGGTCCTGCTGATTACCAACGACAAGGACATGCTGCAGCTCGTCGGCAACAGCATCCGTGTCCTGCGCACCGGCCCGGGCGGCGCCAAGGGCGACGTCGTCGTGGACCAAGCCGGGGTCGAGGAGATCCTCGGCGTCCCGCCGGAGAAGGTCATCGAGGTAATGGCGCTGATGGGCGACACCATCGACAACATTCCCGGAGCCAAGGGCATCGGCGAAAAGGGCGCCACGGAGCTGATCCGCAAATACGGCAGCGTGGAGAGTGCCCTGGAACACGCCGGCGAAGTTTCCAACAAGCGCTACCGTGAAGCCCTGCAGCAGCAGCGCGAACAGGTCCTGCTCTCGAAGCAGCTGGCCACCATCTCTACCGACGTGCCGCTGGAGCTCGATCTGCACCTTCTCGAGCGGCGCGAGCCGGACCTCGCCGCGCTGCGCGAGCTCTACCGCGAGCTGGGCTTCACCTCGCTCCTCAAGGAGCTTGGCGCCGCCGCTACCGCTGCGCCCGCCGCCGGAGAAGCGCCGGCGGACTACGCACAACTTGCCTCCGCCGCCGGCTTCCGCGCCTATCTCGCGCAACTTTCCGCCGCCAGGCCTCTCGCCGTCTGGCTGAATCTCGAAACGGGCGGTCGCGAAAGCGAAGGCTTCGGCACGCGCATCGTCTCCATCGAAGTCTCACCCGGCGTGGGCGAAGGCCGCGCCGTCTGGCTCGACGAAAAAGGGGAAGCCCTGGCGGCGCTCGCTCCGTTTCTCGCCGATGCGCAGCGTCCGAAGATCGTCCACGATCCTAAGCTCTTCCAGCTGCTGGCCGGCCCGGTGGCCGGCATCCGCCACGCCACGCAGCTCTATTCCTATCTGCTGCGCCCCACCACCGCCAATCACAACTTCGCCGACGTCGTCCTCCGCCACCTCAACGCCATGCTCACCAACGCGCCCGGCGAGCGCGCCGAGCTCCTGCACCGCCTGGCTCCGGTGTTGCGCGCGCAGGTCGAAGAGCAGCAGCTCGCCGCGGTCTACGAAACCATCGATCTGCCTCTCGCGCCGGTTCTCGCGGCCATGGAGCGCGCCGGCGTGCGCGTCGATCCCGCGGCGCTCGACGCCATGTCCCAGGCCATGGAGAAGGAAGTACGCCGCCTGGAGAAAGAGATCTGGGCGCTGGCCGGCGCGGAGTTCAACGTCAACTCCCCCGCGCAGCTCGCGGAAATTCTTTTCGACAAGCTCAAGCTGCAGCCGCCCGCGCGCCGCGGCAAGGCCAAAGCCCGCTCCACCGCCGCGGACATCCTCGAAGAGCTGCGCGCGCAGCACGAGTTGCCCGGCAAGATCATCGAGTACCGCGAAATCAGCAAGCTCAAATCCACCTACGTGGACGCGCTGCCCAAGCTCATTCACCCCGAAACCGGCCGCCTGCACACCAGCTTCAGCCAGACCGGCACGGCCACCGGCCGCCTCAGCTCCTCCGACCCCAACTTGCAGAATATTCCCGTGCGCAGCGAGCTCGGCCGGCAGATCCGCGCGGCCTTTGCCGCGGAAAAAGGGAAACTGCTGCTCTCCGCCGACTATTCGCAGATCGAGCTGCGCATCATGGCCCATTTCTCGGACGACCCCGTGCTGATCGAGGCCTTCCGCAACGGCGAGGACATCCATTCGCGTACCGCGCAGGAGGTCTTCGGCGTGGGCCCGCTGGCGCAGACCGCCGAGCACCGCCGCGCCGCCAAGGCCATCAACTTCGGCATCATCTACGGTCTTTCGGCCTTCGGCCTGGCGCAACAGCTGGGCATCGAGCAGAAGGAGGCCGCGCAGTTCATCCACGCCTATTTCCAGCGCTATCGCGGCGTGAAGCAGTACCTCGACCGCATCCTCGAGGAGACCCGCAAGACCACCCTGGTGAGGACGCTGTTCGGGCGCATCCGCCCCATCCCGGAGATCGCCTCGCCGCAGATGCAATTGCGCAACTTCGCCGAGCGCACCGCGCTCAACTCTCCGCTGCAGGGCACCGCCGCCGACCTCATCAAGCTGGCCATGATCGCCATCCACCGGCGCCTCGCCGCGGAAAAGCTGGAGGCGCGCATGATCCTCCAGGTGCACGATGAACTGCTCTTTGAAGCGCCGCACGGCGAGCTCGACCGCCTGCGCGCCCTCGTCCGCGCGGAGATGCAGAACGTTTACGCCCTGAAAGTGCCGCTGCTCGTGGACGTGAAGTCCGGTCCCAACTGGCGCGATATGCAATAG
- the rpmI gene encoding 50S ribosomal protein L35 — protein sequence MAKKKAKKLKLKTHRGAAKRFKVTATGKILRMHSGKRHLLGTKAPGRMRKLKKLAQVSPADARNVKLLLPYA from the coding sequence ATGGCGAAGAAGAAGGCCAAGAAGCTGAAACTCAAGACGCACCGCGGCGCGGCCAAGCGCTTCAAGGTCACCGCAACGGGCAAGATTCTGCGCATGCATTCGGGCAAGCGCCACCTGCTGGGCACCAAGGCCCCGGGCCGCATGCGCAAGCTGAAGAAGCTGGCCCAGGTGAGCCCGGCCGACGCTAGAAACGTGAAGCTGCTGCTTCCGTACGCCTAG